From Curtobacterium sp. MCBA15_012:
GGGATGCGTTCCCACGGCAGGTCGGGGAGCGACTCGAGCTGGCGCTCGTCGTGCACGAGCAGCACGGGGTCGTGGCGGTCGGGCAGGTGCGCCGCGATGCCCGCGGTGAACCGGCTGATCCCGTCGTGCCGGCCGATCCGGACGTAGCGGCAGTCGATGCCGATCCGCAGCCGCGTCACGACGCTGCCCCGGTCGTGCCGTGGCCCTTGTCCGAGCCCGGGCCGGTCGTCGTGTCGGAGCCCGTCGTCCTGCCGGGGCCCGCGGTCGCCCCGCCGGTGGTCGCCCCGCCCGTGGTCGTGCCGCCCTTCGCGGTCGTCCCGCGCCCGCGTGCGCGCTGGCGTGCCCGCCCCCGCCGCTCGCGACCGCGGTCGGCGATCCGCCGCAGGACCGCGTCGGCCGCGGCCCCGGGGGTCTCGTAGTGCACGAGGTGGCCGACTCCCGGCACGACCACGAGCTCGGCGTCACGCAGCCGGGCCGCCAGCGCACGCTGCTCGGGCACCGCCGTGATGTCGTCGTGCTCGGCGGCCACGAGGAGCACCGGCACGTCGATGCGGTCGGCGTACTCGGAGACGTCGTGCGTGACCGAGGTCCGGAAGGCCTCGAGCACGCTCGTGCGGTCGGCGAAGGCCGAGAAGTAGCGGTCGTGCTGGTCGTGCACCCAGCGGCGCAAGTCGCGGTCACGGCTCTTGAGCATGGCGACGCTCATCGCGCGGACGATCGCCCCGTTGCGCAGCAGCCCGAGCCCGAGGGCCTTCGGCAGGACCGCCCCCGCGCGGTAGTACCCGATGGCGACGGCGGTGGCGACCGCGCGCGGCCCCTGGAGCGCCGGCGCCGCGATCGGGTTCACGAGGACGAGCAACCGGGTGTCGAGCCCGGCGGCGACGGCGGCCGCGGTGACGATCGAACCGAACGAGTGCCCGAGCACCACGGTGTCGTGGCCGAGACCGAGCGCGTCGTGGAACCCGGCCAGCCAGCCCGCGTAGGCGTCGACGTCGGACACCGGCAGCGGGTCGGAGAGCCCGAAGCCGGGCAGGTCCGGGACGAGCACGCGGACGCCGCGCAGGTGCGCCGCGATCGTCTCGAGCCCGTGGTGGTCACCGCGGAACCCGTGCACGGCGAGGACGGTCTGCTCGGCGTCGGTCGGGCCGTACTCCCAGTAGTGCGTGGTGCGGCCGTCGACGACGACGGCTCGGTGCACGACCGGGGTGGCCGCCATCAGCGACTGGTACGGGGAGATCACGGGCGGTTGCATCGCCGCCAGTCTACGAAGCCGCACCCGGCGGGCGCGGCGCCCCGCGCCCCGCTGTGGAGACCGCCGCAGCGAGCGTGCCTGTGGAGGAGGAGCCGCGCCTCCCGTCCGTCCGCACGCACGAGGCGCGACGCCGCGCCCCGTCCGCACGAACGAGGCGCGACGCCGCGAATCCGTCCGCGCGCAGGAGGCGCGACGCCGCGCCCACGCGACGGGCGGGACGCCGCACCCACCCGACGACCCCGGGCGCTCCGCGACGCGCCCACCGACGACTCCCCGCGGACAGTCGCAGGATCGCGCGCCTAGTGTGGCCGTGGTCGGGCCACCTCGCCGGCCCGCCGACCCTTCGACGAGGAGCACGGTTGACGTTCACGGCCCCGATCCAGCTGCCCGGACTCACGCTCGACCCCCAGTGGCACAAGCGCTCGGTCTTCTACGAGTGCATGATCCGCTCGTTCGTCGATTCGAACGGTGACGGCATCGGCGACATCCAGGGGGTCATCGGCAAGCTCGACTACCTGCAGTGGCTCGGCGTCGACGCGCTGTGGCTCCCGCCGTTCTTCCAGTCGCCGATGCGCGACGGCGGCTACGACATCGCCGACTACAAGGCGATCCTGCCCGAGTTCGGGACGCTCGACGACTTCCGCGAGCTCGTCACGAAGTCGCACGAGCGCAACATGCGCATCGTCATCGACATGGTGCTCAACCACACGAGCGACCAGCACGAGTGGTTCCAGCAGTCCCGCGAGGACCCGGACGGACCCTACGGCGACTTCTACGTCTGGCGCGACACCGACGATCACTACCAGAACATCCGCATCATCTTCGTGGACACCGAGGAGTCGAACTGGACGTTCGACCCGGTCCGTCGGCAGTTCTTCTTCCACCGCTTCTTCTCGCACCAGCCGGACCTCAACTACGAGAACCCGGCCGTGGTGGAGGCCGTGTACGACGTC
This genomic window contains:
- a CDS encoding alpha/beta fold hydrolase, whose product is MQPPVISPYQSLMAATPVVHRAVVVDGRTTHYWEYGPTDAEQTVLAVHGFRGDHHGLETIAAHLRGVRVLVPDLPGFGLSDPLPVSDVDAYAGWLAGFHDALGLGHDTVVLGHSFGSIVTAAAVAAGLDTRLLVLVNPIAAPALQGPRAVATAVAIGYYRAGAVLPKALGLGLLRNGAIVRAMSVAMLKSRDRDLRRWVHDQHDRYFSAFADRTSVLEAFRTSVTHDVSEYADRIDVPVLLVAAEHDDITAVPEQRALAARLRDAELVVVPGVGHLVHYETPGAAADAVLRRIADRGRERRGRARQRARGRGTTAKGGTTTGGATTGGATAGPGRTTGSDTTTGPGSDKGHGTTGAAS